The Lactuca sativa cultivar Salinas chromosome 2, Lsat_Salinas_v11, whole genome shotgun sequence genome includes a window with the following:
- the LOC111881733 gene encoding uncharacterized protein LOC111881733 encodes MKGSEIKAYTARFNDLAVMCPALVTPKYKKIERYIWGLASQIKGIVIASKPTTYDSTKRIAHQLTLTEIQGTEVVSKAESPKSRTNKRKFNRKNPKQSSEKRQEVETNYAATKAVPTQPKSSWCNQCNRHHPGDCFVCMKCKKKGHTASYCRSTTPATVDQQTNNGTGLGEGRKCYECGEIGHIKKECPKLRSQGGIGRGMAFVIGSRDLGPFGRIWYVSYS; translated from the coding sequence ATGAAGGGGTCAGAGATAAAAGCTTATACTGCTAGATTTAATGATCTTGCTGTAATGTGTCCAGCACTTGTAACCCCTAAATATAAAAAGATTgagcgatacatctggggtttggcATCGCAAATCAAAGGCATAGTGATTGCATCAAAGCCTACGACTTATGACAGCACCAAGAGGATAGCTCATCAGCTAACCCTCACAGAGATCCAAGGAACAGAAGTGGTCTCAAAGGCTGAATCTCCCAAATCTAGAACAAACAAGCGCAAGTTTAATAGGAAGAATCCCAAACAATCATCTGAGAAAAGACAAGAAGTGGAAACCAACTATGCAGCCACAAAAGCAGTACCTACTCAACCAAAATCTTCATGGTGCAATCAGTGCAACCGTCATCATCCAGGTGACTGTTTTGTCTGcatgaagtgcaagaaaaaggggCATACTGCTAGTTACTGCAGGAGCACAACACCTGCAACAGTCGATCAACAAACCAATAATGGGACAGGCCTTGGTGAAGGAAGAAAATGCTATGAGTGTGGGGAGATTGGACATATCAAGAAAGAATGTCCAAAGTTAAGGAGTCAAGGAGGCATAGGGCGTGGCATGGCGTTTGTGATTGGAAGCAGAGATCTAGGACCCTTCGGTCGTATCTGGTATGTTTCTTATAGCTAA